A DNA window from Trypanosoma brucei brucei TREU927 chromosome 11 chr11_scaffold01 genomic scaffold, whole genome shotgun sequence contains the following coding sequences:
- a CDS encoding cation transporter, putative (GPI-Anchor Signal predicted for Tb11.01.0730 by DGPI v2.04, no cleavage site predicted) — protein MANVNNETTECGALLSNITSLQTTLTSMGCQVPALHHHTHDHGHHHHHHHHDDHTHGADDHEGHGHSHGGCESGHGTYSIGLHVVAIFVVLIASFLGTLIPIIGKYVPALRLPPFVFVLGKCIAAGVLLSVSTIHMINEAVAQLQEDCVPESFRESYEAYAFLFAVAGALLLHMVDVIVDARVTNKSDSSTNKPEGQPDAEEAQAAPAALDAYDGHHCHYAVGMPQSRTRRLVSAMFMEFAVTVHSVFIGLAVGIARDAETKTLLVALVFHQMLEGLALGARLVDAELSLKLEMLFALLFSVSAPLGTAIAVGTIAIWNVSMVGTAFVITQAVTSAVCGGMLLYLAFCLMLSDFPSDMQKHAGKDKVRRFFRCFGMFAALWFGAALMAFIGKWI, from the coding sequence ATGGCTAACGTTAATAACGAGACCACCGAATGTGGTGCATTGCTTTCGAATATCACTTCCCTACAGACGACGCTAACGTCTATGGGATGCCAAGTGCCCGCCTTGCATCATCACACGCATGACCACGgccaccatcaccatcatcatcatcatgacGATCACACCCACGGAGCGGACGACCACGAAGGTCACGGGCACAGTCACGGCGGGTGTGAAAGTGGTCATGGCACGTATTCCATTGGACTGCATGTTGTGGCGATCTTTGTTGTGTTGATTGCGTCGTTTCTGGGCACGCTGATACCGATAATCGGAAAGTACGTGCCGGCACTGCGGCTTCCTCCGTTTGTGTTTGTCCTTGGCAAGTGCATTGCAGCTGGAGTGCTACTGTCAGTGTCGACTATCCACATGATTAATGAAGCTGTAGCGCAGCTACAGGAAGATTGTGTTCCGGAGTCGTTTCGCGAATCATATGAGGCATATGCATTTCTGTTTGCTGTGGCTGGAgcgttgctgttgcacatgGTGGACGTCATTGTTGACGCACGTGTGACAAACAAGAGCGATTCCAGCACCAACAAACCTGAGGGTCAACCCGATGCCGAAGAAGCTCAAGCGGCCCCGGCCGCTCTTGATGCGTACGATGGTCATCACTGCCACTACGCTGTCGGCATGCCACAGTCGAGGACCAGACGCCTCGTCTCTGCAATGTTTATGGAGTTTGCGGTAACTGTGCACAGTGTGTTCATTGGGCTGGCAGTCGGTATCGCAAGGGATGCGGAGACCAAAACTTTACTTGTGGCTCTGGTTTTTCATCAGATGTTGGAGGGCCTTGCTCTGGGCGCGCGTCTGGTGGATGCAGAGTTGAGCTTGAAGCTTGAAATGCTGTTTGCACTACTCTTCTCTGTCTCTGCGCCCCTGGGCACCGCAATTGCCGTTGGCACGATTGCGATTTGGAATGTGTCGATGGTAGGAACCGCGTTCGTGATTACACAGGCGGTCACCAGTGCTGTGTGTGGTGGGATGCTGCTGTACCTTGCTTTCTGCCTCATGTTGAGTGACTTCCCATCGGATATGCAGAAACATGCTGGGAAGGATAAGGTAAGGCGTTTCTTCAGATGCTTTGGGATGTTTGCGGCTCTTTGGTTTGGCGCTGCGTTAATGGCCTTTATCGGAAAGTGGATCTAA
- a CDS encoding cation transporter, putative (GPI-Anchor Signal predicted for Tb11.01.0760 by DGPI v2.04, no cleavage site predicted) — MANVNNETTECGALLSNITSLQTTLTSMGCQVPVLHHHHRDNHTHGVVDDGIDGDTHGGCESGHGTYSIGLHVVAIFVVLIASFLGTLIPIIGKYVPALRLPPFALVLGKCIAAGVLLSVSTIHMINESILQLQEDCVPESFRESYEAYAFLFAVAGALLMQMVDVIVDKYVTNKSDSSTNKPEGQPDAEEAQAAPAALDAYDGHHCHYAVGMPQSRTKRLVAAMFMEFAVTVHSVFVGLAVGIARDAETKTLLVALVFHQMLEGLALGARLVDAELSLKLEMLFALLFSVSAPLGTAIAVGTIAIWNVSMVGTAFVITQAVTSAVCGGMLLYLAFCLMLSDFPSDMQKHAGKDKVRRFFRCFGMFAALWFGAALMAFIGKWI; from the coding sequence ATGGCTAACGTTAATAACGAGACCACCGAATGTGGTGCATTGCTTTCGAATATCACTTCCCTACAGACGACGCTAACGTCTATGGGATGCCAAGTGCCCGtcttgcatcatcatcatcgtgaCAATCACACCCACGGAGTGGTCGACGATGGAATTGATGGAGACACTCACGGCGGGTGTGAAAGTGGTCATGGCACGTATTCCATTGGACTGCATGTTGTGGCGATCTTTGTTGTGTTGATTGCGTCGTTTCTGGGCACGCTGATACCGATAATCGGAAAGTACGTGCCGGCACTGCGGCTTCCTCCGTTTGCGCTTGTCCTTGGCAAGTGCATTGCAGCTGGAGTGCTACTGTCAGTGTCGACTATCCACATGATTAATGAATCTATTTTACAGCTACAGGAAGATTGTGTTCCGGAGTCGTTTCGCGAATCATATGAGGCATATGCATTTCTGTTTGCTGTGGCTGGAGCGTTGTTAATGCAGATGGTGGACGTAATTGTGGATAAATATGTGACAAATAAGAGCGATTCCAGCACCAACAAACCTGAGGGTCAACCCGATGCCGAAGAAGCTCAAGCGGCCCCGGCTGCTCTTGATGCGTACGATGGTCATCACTGCCACTACGCTGTCGGCATGCCACAGTCGAGGACTAAACGTCTCGTCGCTGCAATGTTTATGGAGTTTGCGGTAACTGTGCACAGTGTGTTTGTCGGGCTGGCAGTCGGTATCGCAAGGGATGCGGAGACCAAAACTTTACTTGTGGCTCTGGTTTTTCATCAGATGTTGGAGGGCCTTGCTCTGGGTGCGCGTCTGGTGGATGCAGAGTTGAGCTTGAAGCTTGAAATGCTGTTTGCACTACTCTTCTCTGTCTCTGCGCCCCTGGGCACCGCAATTGCCGTTGGCACGATTGCGATTTGGAATGTGTCGATGGTAGGAACCGCGTTCGTGATTACACAGGCGGTCACCAGTGCTGTGTGTGGTGGGATGCTGCTGTACCTTGCTTTCTGCCTCATGTTGAGTGACTTCCCATCGGATATGCAGAAACATGCTGGGAAGGATAAGGTAAGGCGTTTCTTCAGATGCTTTGGGATGTTTGCGGCTCTTTGGTTTGGCGCTGCGTTAATGGCCTTTATCGGAAAGTGGATCTAA
- a CDS encoding cation transporter, putative (GPI-Anchor Signal predicted for Tb11.01.0770 by DGPI v2.04, no cleavage site predicted), producing the protein MANVNNETTECGALLSNITSLQTTLTSMGCQVPALHHHHRDNHTHGVVDDGIDGDTHGGCESGHGTYSIGLHVVAIFVVLIASFLGTLIPIIGKYVPALRLPPFALVLGKCIAAGVLLSVSTIHMINESILQLQEDCVPESFRESYEAYAFLFAVAGALLLHMVDVLSGFCVRRDEMVYSDTSAVVPHEVIDAEEAQAAPAALDAYDGHHCHYAVGMPQSRTKRLFSAMFMEFAVTVHSVFVGLAVGIARDAETKTLLVALVFHQMLEGLALGARLVDAELSLKLEMLFALLFSVSAPLGTAIAVGTIAIWNVSMVGTAFVITQAVTSAVCGGMLLYLAFCLMLSDFPSDMQKHAGKDKVRRFFRCFGMFAALWLGAALMAFIGKWI; encoded by the coding sequence ATGGCTAACGTTAATAACGAGACCACCGAATGTGGTGCATTGCTTTCGAATATCACTTCCCTACAGACGACGCTAACGTCTATGGGATGCCAAGTGCCCGccttgcatcatcatcatcgtgaCAATCACACCCACGGAGTGGTCGACGATGGAATTGATGGAGACACTCACGGCGGGTGTGAAAGTGGTCATGGCACGTATTCCATTGGACTGCATGTTGTGGCGATCTTTGTTGTGTTGATTGCGTCGTTTCTGGGCACGCTGATACCGATAATCGGAAAGTACGTGCCGGCACTGCGGCTTCCTCCGTTTGCGCTTGTCCTTGGCAAGTGCATTGCAGCTGGAGTGCTACTGTCAGTGTCGACGATCCACATGATTAATGAATCTATTTTACAGCTACAGGAAGATTGTGTTCCGGAGTCGTTTCGCGAATCATATGAGGCATATGCATTTCTGTTTGCTGTGGCTGGAgcgttgctgttgcacatgGTGGACGTCCTTTCTGGTTTTTGTGTTCGTCGGGATGAAATGGTTTATAGTGATACTTCGGCAGTTGTTCCGCATGAGGTTATCGATGCCGAAGAAGCTCAAGCGGCCCCGGCTGCTCTTGATGCGTACGATGGTCATCACTGCCACTACGCTGTCGGCATGCCACAGTCGAGGACTAAACGTCTTTTTTCTGCAATGTTTATGGAGTTTGCGGTAACTGTGCACAGTGTGTTTGTCGGGCTGGCAGTCGGTATCGCAAGGGATGCGGAGACCAAAACTTTACTTGTGGCTCTGGTTTTTCATCAGATGTTGGAGGGCCTTGCTCTGGGCGCGCGTCTGGTGGATGCAGAGTTGAGCTTGAAGCTTGAAATGCTGTTTGCACTACTCTTCTCTGTCTCTGCGCCCCTGGGCACCGCAATTGCCGTTGGCACGATTGCGATTTGGAATGTGTCGATGGTAGGAACCGCGTTCGTGATTACACAGGCGGTCACCAGTGCTGTGTGTGGTGGGATGCTGCTGTACCTTGCTTTCTGCCTCATGTTGAGTGACTTCCCATCGGATATGCAGAAACATGCTGGGAAGGATAAGGTAAGACGTTTCTTCAGATGCTTTGGGATGTTTGCGGCTCTTTGGCTTGGCGCTGCGTTAATGGCCTTTATTGGAAAATGGATCTAA
- a CDS encoding hypothetical protein, conserved (Zinc finger domain.) has product MTGFRLPVVGHQYCVLCPVCSNTVSFSCQSANIYGVKCYLCHTHINLQNPSEPLTPDDPGVLPKHSFDDSVSSRGVRYSMEVRESSGGSASAQVAMLISKMTKEQRHIMSKGPYSEVQEVFSARRIQAISDKIWFLHPLVYCVEYLFFGDKPVAEVGNVRLFRREFPVVGHFYIPVVKTSTSSAVPLTIIIVFTGVLTYITHVVGEPHLWHNMKLIFMLFLPLCGSLWATVYSDPGYARPTFPSVPSLAADGPSPWEVEGGVQQERESSWEDVNGQSVERRWCSACGIHRPLRAAHCYFCGMCVNEQDHHCGVIGVCVGRRNIGMFLLFVLICIAAMVLTVTTAALVLRSCVSQNMGGMDAAAADSKGRGCKAMTPLLYALLVTTLVVAVFLLLGTLPLFVSVIAGVLTATTTRERLKHIYPSGRSPFDRGILRNAWDFITRGKPASIIDDRFVSQCLMQAEKADDFIL; this is encoded by the coding sequence ATGACGGGGTTCCGTCTCCCGGTAGTTGGGCACCAGTACTGTGTCCTTTGTCCGGTGTGTAGCAACACTGTTTCGTTTAGTTGTCAGAGTGCCAATATTTACGGTGTGAAATGTTATTTGTGCCATACACACATTAATCTGCAGAACCCCTCGGAGCCACTAACCCCAGATGACCCCGGTGTCCTTCCCAAGCACAGTTTTGATGATAGCGTTAGCAGCAGGGGAGTGCGTTATTCTATGGAGGTGAGGGAATCAAGTGGTGGCTCGGCAAGCGCCCAAGTCGCCATGCTGATAAGCAAAATGACCAAGGAGCAAAGACATATCATGTCAAAAGGTCCGTACAGCGAAGTACAAGAGGTCTTCTCGGCTCGCCGTATCCAAGCGATATCAGATAAAATATGGTTTCTGCACCCTCTGGTTTACTGTGTTGAAtatcttttctttggtgATAAACCGGTAGCGGAGGTAGGCAATGTCCGTCTTTTTCGTCGCGAGTTTCCCGTTGTGGGCCATTTTTACATACCTGTGGTTAAAACTTCCACCTCTTCTGCCGTTCCACTCACCATTATTATCGTGTTTACAGGCGTCCTCACATACATTACACACGTTGTGGGCGAACCGCACTTGTGGCACAATATGAAGCTTATCTTTATGCTGTTTTTGCCCCTTTGTGGATCACTGTGGGCAACAGTGTACAGCGACCCTGGGTACGCGCGACCAACCTTCCCGTCCGTTCCCTCCCTAGCAGCTGATGGTCCATCGCCGTGGGAAGTGGAGGGCGGGGTGCAGCAGGAGCGTGAGAGTTCCTGGGAAGATGTAAATGGACAAAGCGTGGAACGGCGTTGGTGCAGTGCCTGCGGGATTCATCGCCCACTTCGTGCAGCGCATTGCTATTTCTGCGGAATGTGCGTTAATGAGCAGGATCACCATTGTGGTGTTATTGGCGTGTGTGTTGGCCGTCGAAACATCGGTatgttccttttgtttgtccttATTTGCATCGCCGCTATGGTACTTACGGTCACAACTGCGGCGCTGGTGCTTCGCAGTTGTGTCTCGCAAAACATGGGTGGGATGGATGCCGCTGCCGCCGATAGTAAGGGTAGGGGATGCAAAGCGATGACACCTCTTCTCTATGCACTTTTAGTTACAACACTGGTTGTGgctgttttccttcttcttggGACACtgcctttgtttgtttctgtgATAGCTGGTGTtttaacagcaacaacaacaagggagCGTCTGAAACACATATACCCTAGTGGCCGGAGTCCGTTTGACAGGGGTATTCTGCGCAACGCGTGGGACTTCATAACACGAGGAAAGCCCGCCTCTATTATTGATGACAGGTTCGTTTCTCAGTGCCTAATGCAAGCGGAGAAGGCAGATGATTTCATACTGTAA
- a CDS encoding hypothetical protein, conserved (GPI-Anchor Signal predicted for Tb11.01.0830 by DGPI v2.04, no cleavage site predicted) → MLLPCTPHPPVSLLLFLQSAPPRKTFDAFIEDCKLCGMSWCSPAAQQLCVALIIRNPLVKKYPPRPSNIYAFLKHFIFELEQIHSGTAGAEDPDGEDPIHQDLMEAYIEYMELSGRSDQKSFCYRTYFDPNASEKYVSVRLAVGQFTNVGLALWPSAFVLVQLLARELSEPSPSVVPFPLEGELRLLELGAGVGLLPLLLKRQRAYEDRVCCCILTEYQQELVDNITFNLALQDIVVAEAVTSDTPNSGGPLHAVALLDWREHEQNQVKLRNWGCNLILAADCVYDVSLIQPFVRTLHDALSATNGCGGAVVVQTHRQRETIQRLFAVLEEAGLSVCSYRLACGVPSAGRSHDITLTFPRSVSVHTGDGSVCCFALERDEVSPSGIFKGLEGIENSVVSGWIGPFFTSMEAVVGVHVIRLRSIC, encoded by the coding sequence ATGTTGCTACCTTGCACACCGCATCCGCCGGTGTCGCTGCTATTATTTCTTCAATCGGCCCCGCCTCGAAAGACTTTCGATGCTTTCATTGAAGACTGCAAGCTTTGTGGGATGTCGTGGTGCTCGCCTGCTGCGCAACAGCTCTGTGTTGCTCTGATTATCCGCAACCCACTGGTCAAGAAGTATCCACCGCGGCCGTCGAACATATATGCTTTCTTGAAACATTTCATCTTTGAGCTCGAGCAGATCCATAGTGGTACGGCGGGTGCTGAGGATCCTGACGGAGAGGATCCCATCCATCAAGATTTAATGGAAGCATATATTGAGTACATGGAGCTTTCCGGGCGCAGTGATCAAAAGTCATTTTGCTATCGGACGTATTTCGACCCGAACGCTAGCGAGAAGTATGTTTCTGTCCGTTTGGCTGTTGGGCAATTCACCAATGTGGGACTGGCACTCTGGCCATCTGCCTTTGTACTTGTTCAACTTTTGGCGCGGGAGTTGTCGGAGCCGTCCCCAAGTGTGGTACCGTTTCCACTGGAAGGAGAACTCCGACTACTGGAATTGGGGGCCGGTGTCGGACTGCTGCCACTTTTGCTGAAGCGGCAGCGTGCGTATGAGGATAGggtttgttgttgcataCTCACGGAGTATCAGCAGGAGCTTGTCGACAACATAACATTCAACTTGGCATTACAAGATATAGTGGTGGCGGAGGCTGTAACCTCCGATACCCCTAATAGTGGAGGACCACTTCACGCGGTGGCACTACTCGATTGGAGAGAACATGAACAAAACCAGGTTAAGCTTCGAAATTGGGGGTGCAACCTCATTCTAGCTGCTGACTGTGTATATGATGTGTCACTGATTCAACCTTTTGTTAGGACCTTGCACGATGCCCTAAGTGCTACAAATGGTTGCGGTGGCGCTGTTGTCGTGCAGACACATCGGCAAAGGGAAACAATTCAACGTTTATTTGCGGTCCTGGAAGAAGCCGGGTTAAGTGTTTGTTCTTACCGTCTGGCGTGCGGGGTACCGTCCGCTGGGCGGTCGCACGACATCACTCTCACATTTCCACGTTCTGTGTCGGTGCACACTGGGGATGGTAGTGTATGTTGTTTTGCGCTCGAGCGGGACGAAGTGAGCCCGTCTGGAATCTTTAAAGGGCTCGAGGGTATTGAAAACAGCGTTGTGAGCGGTTGGATTGGGCCCTTTTTTACTTCGATGGAGGCCGTGGTGGGCGTCCATGTGATTCGACTGAGGTCGATTTGTTAG
- a CDS encoding C-terminal motor kinesin, putative, translated as MQRLAGKRQRQHEASDLVPKSAEPARSKNSRNTASEPGSGSLRHNSIGGGDMMWKRKTKELREQIVQLAALYATKERETEEVQDAIEEMVVSHEAELAGVVAGDESHRRRHVDALVHLRAREDGCHSERQRALDETVVLQQQRTELERAHDRLREDIVIQSDALEQLQREIEEQSEELLEEQRKLDAIVEHHNLMRDATYGFSGEVQEIMRELERIKVDKERVERAGKQTEILRRQLYSQCEEMKGTIRVYCRVKGGLNSESVAAGPVPDVRSGSSNPCGDPDLCLSETPREDSVSSRSTMQTTVSANPACIYASKEIGQIRRDAPVGRFIFPDGDATEKRSICVLLSRNNATSTGRQESKETFTFDRVFDGTASQEAVYADVEPLVNCAVDGYRVCVFAYGQTGSGKTYSMQGDQHDGQRCGITPRALRTVFKRREELEADGWKYQLSCYFVEIYNEVIRDLLQEASLYEPGGAAASQPNYHIIKQSNETGSTSISGVTEKRINSFEDFRRLYDIAMKNRSTAKTMINDRSSRSHCIFVLRIMGEHAGIRQRSEGSLCMVDLAGSERVHESGVQGKQFKEAVNINRSLLDLGKCISALNKSGSVAPWRNCKLTYLLQNYLGAKGGKMLMLVTVSDQEEHLTESINSLRFAKRVNQTAIGPSTKRVGNF; from the coding sequence ATGCAAAGATTGGCAGGGAAGCGGCAAAGGCAACATGAAGCAAGCGACCTTGTCCCCAAAAGTGCTGAACCCGCCAGAAGTAAAAATTCCAGGAACACTGCTTCTGAACCGGGCTCGGGTTCCCTCCGGCACAACTCCATAGGAGGGGGAGATATGATGTGGAAacggaaaacaaaggaacttcGGGAGCAGATTGTTCAATTAGCCGCACTGTATGCAACGAAGGAACGTGAGACCGAAGAAGTCCAAGACGCCATAGAGGAAATGGTTGTCTCACACGAGGCGGAGTTAGCGGGTGTTGTAGCGGGTGACGAATCCCATAGGCGGCGGCACGTCGATGCACTCGTTCACTTGCGGGCCCGTGAGGACGGCTGCCATTCTGAAAGGCAGCGTGCCTTGGACGAAACGGTGGtattgcagcagcagcgtacAGAACTGGAGCGAGCGCATGACCGCCTTCGGGAAGATATCGTTATTCAATCTGATGCGTTAGAGCAGCTTCAAAGGGAAATTGAAGAACAATCAGAAGAACTGTTAGAGGAACAGAGAAAACTAGATGCGATAGTGGAGCACCACAACCTCATGAGGGATGCTACCTACGGGTTTTCCGGGGAGGTCCAGGAAATAATGAGGGAACTGGAGCGCATCAAGGTTGACAAGGAAAGGGTTGAAAGAGCCGGAAAGCAGACGGAAATATTACGGCGTCAGCTGTATTCACAATGTGAAGAGATGAAGGGAACGATCCGCGTGTACTGCCGCGTTAAGGGTGGCTTGAACTCGGAGTCGGTTGCAGCGGGTCCGGTTCCTGATGTGCGTAGTGGGAGCAGCAACCCTTGCGGTGATCCTGATTTATGCCTCTCTGAGACCCCTCGCGAAGACTCTGTTTCCTCGCGGAGCACGATGCAAACAACCGTGAGCGCCAACCCAGCATGTATTTATGCTTCAAAGGAAATAGGGCAGATCAGAAGGGATGCTCCGGTGGGACGATTTATTTTCCCGGACGGTGATGCGACTGAGAAACGGTCGATTTGTGTGTTGCTTTCACGTAACAACGCCACCTCAACGGGAAGGCAAGAGTCGAAGGAAACATTTACTTTCGACCGTGTCTTCGACGGCACCGCTAGCCAAGAGGCTGTTTACGCTGATGTCGAGCCCCTCGTAAACTGCGCCGTTGATGGCTACCGGGTTTGCGTTTTCGCTTACGGCCAGACGGGCTCCGGCAAAACCTATTCCATGCAGGGTGACCAACACGACGGGCAGCGCTGCGGCATAACACCCAGGGCACTACGGACAGTGTTCAAGCGGCGGGAAGAGTTAGAGGCTGATGGGTGGAAGTACCAACTTAGCTGCTATTTTGTGGAAATATACAACGAGGTTATCAGAGATTTGCTGCAAGAAGCTTCCCTGTACGAGCCCGGTGGGGCCGCGGCTTCCCAGCCAAATTATCACATCATCAAGCAAAGTAACGAAACTGGTTCAACAAGCATAAGCGGTGTTACAGAGAAGCGTATCAACTCATTTGAGGACTTTCGGCGTTTGTATGACATCGCGATGAAGAACCGTAGCACGGCGAAGACGATGATAAACGACAGATCGTCCCGTTCCCACTGTATTTTCGTGCTGCGTATTATGGGCGAACACGCTGGTATACGTCAACGCAGTGAGGGGTCACTTTGCATGGTGGATTTGGCCGGGAGCGAGCGAGTACATGAGTCTGGTGTGCAAGGGAAACAGTTCAAGGAAGCAGTGAACATCAACCGCAGTTTGCTCGACCTCGGAAAGTGCATCAGTGCTCTTAACAAATCTGGAAGTGTGGCTCCATGGCGTAACTGCAAGTTGACATATTTACTGCAAAACTACCTGGGCGCAAAGGGTGGGAAGATGCTAATGCTCGTCACTGTGTCCGATCAGGAGGAGCACTTGACAGAAAGTATCAATTCCCTTCGCTTCGCCAAACGCGTTAATCAGACGGCCATTGGCCCCTCAACGAAGCGTGTCGGTAACTTCTAA